The proteins below are encoded in one region of Paraburkholderia aromaticivorans:
- a CDS encoding YsnF/AvaK domain-containing protein — translation MRVTQAGIPRSDMEIHANGQADDALAADTHVEQPPAATTEGSSSKIGRFFSNLFGGDEPPAEIGHYQEAVRRGGAVLTVTVVDEANVSAVRSALYEAGAVDIDERVTQWQNAGYQGYDPSTAQYSADETAAERQSFAVVRESLDVGKREVQTGGVRVYSRATETPVSEAVSLREEHAAIERHPVDRIATADDLKAGSVEVLETAEHAVVGKTAHVVEEVTVGKQASERTETINETLRGTEVEVERLDGKAPGTPANSADLPPTTRQ, via the coding sequence GTGCGGGTCACGCAGGCGGGAATCCCGAGAAGCGACATGGAAATTCACGCTAACGGCCAGGCGGATGATGCACTCGCGGCCGATACCCATGTCGAGCAACCGCCGGCGGCCACTACCGAAGGTTCCTCTAGCAAAATCGGCCGCTTTTTCAGCAACCTGTTTGGCGGTGACGAACCGCCGGCGGAAATCGGCCACTACCAGGAAGCGGTGCGCCGCGGAGGCGCTGTTCTCACCGTGACCGTAGTCGATGAAGCGAACGTTTCTGCAGTTCGGTCGGCCCTGTACGAAGCTGGGGCGGTCGATATCGACGAACGCGTGACCCAGTGGCAAAACGCGGGCTATCAGGGCTACGATCCGAGCACGGCGCAGTACTCCGCTGACGAGACCGCGGCTGAGCGGCAGTCGTTTGCGGTGGTGCGCGAGTCGCTGGATGTCGGCAAGCGCGAAGTACAGACGGGTGGTGTGCGTGTCTATTCGCGCGCGACCGAAACTCCCGTGAGCGAAGCAGTCAGCTTGCGCGAGGAACATGCCGCGATTGAGCGGCATCCCGTGGACCGGATCGCGACGGCGGACGACCTCAAGGCCGGCTCGGTCGAAGTGCTCGAAACGGCCGAGCACGCCGTCGTGGGCAAGACGGCTCATGTGGTCGAAGAAGTCACGGTTGGCAAGCAGGCTTCGGAACGTACAGAGACCATTAACGAGACGCTTAGAGGCACCGAGGTGGAGGTGGAACGCCTCGATGGCAAAGCGCCTGGCACACCTGCCAATTCGGCAGACTTACCGCCGACGACGCGTCAGTAG
- a CDS encoding YsnF/AvaK domain-containing protein codes for MTDSNEIPDSRHSQSPETQSVTAIEQRLHVGVSEQETATVRVRTIVHKDLQEIPVVLKRKLVSVERVPANRFVDAVFEPFQDGQTLIVPVFEYVPVTELKLMLKEEIRIVLEETEETSVHRAEVQRQEVVVERRTGTTGDWIAQPAAPSSEDGEQSAF; via the coding sequence ATGACCGACAGCAACGAAATTCCCGACTCGCGTCACTCCCAAAGCCCTGAGACTCAAAGCGTCACGGCCATCGAGCAGCGGCTGCACGTCGGCGTCTCGGAGCAGGAAACCGCGACCGTGAGGGTTCGCACGATCGTCCATAAGGACCTGCAAGAGATCCCGGTTGTACTCAAACGCAAACTCGTCTCGGTCGAGCGCGTTCCGGCCAACCGGTTTGTAGACGCGGTGTTCGAGCCGTTTCAGGACGGCCAAACGCTGATCGTGCCGGTGTTCGAATATGTTCCGGTTACCGAATTAAAACTGATGCTGAAAGAAGAGATTCGCATCGTTCTTGAAGAAACAGAAGAAACGAGCGTGCACCGTGCCGAGGTGCAGCGGCAGGAAGTCGTGGTGGAACGGCGAACCGGAACAACAGGAGACTGGATCGCGCAACCCGCGGCGCCGTCCTCCGAAGATGGTGAGCAGTCGGCGTTTTGA